The Humulus lupulus chromosome 3, drHumLupu1.1, whole genome shotgun sequence genome window below encodes:
- the LOC133823381 gene encoding formin-like protein 16 — MVTTRSRHGNEIEQHDGQEAHHTTIPDEQVSEVQQWPGKQPVGQDDTGSSASRPPNPNPCYYTAVEMENAQLRSQLATASQQIQDILARLPPLTTGANVGDRQGEAPKSRRGNWSRHSRLDRLLAANSTPSSHHREANFEEMPRTGQQQYSRSVRTSTPSSQPSSRTPRGVRENSRRRSGEGSQRQPVPDDRPVPRPDRPARDQQVGRAERPPPNLIRPDGTRIASPVRHPPSPIRYPSPPRPVKDILADGSSRRNPPSAGPSRRSRAPGESSGRHHQRRTPSLSSRSHWSGSRQSDLSGGDLHQRLSSAQSHQTTQGGDLRDRLNSHRGDRVRGDGQACSGGFCLEYITKGMSQITYLKIGGAITY; from the coding sequence atggtgactactcggtccaggcatggtaacgagatagaacaacatgatgggcaggaggctcatcatactaccatccctgatgaacaagtttCTGAAGTCCAGCAGTGGCCAGGAAAACAGCcagtgggccaagatgataccggtagttcggcgtctcggccacctaatccgaacccatgttattatactgcggtggagatggagaacgctcaactgaggagccagttagcaacagctagccagcaaattcaggatatcctggcccgattaccccctctcacaaccggcgcTAACGTCGGAGataggcaaggcgaggctcctaagtctcgccggggtaactggtccaggcatagccgtttgGATAGACTTctggcagccaactccaccccttcatcacaccatcgagaggcaaatttcgaggaaatgcctaggaccggacaacagcaatacagccgttcagttaggacgtcgactcctagctcccaaccatcctcgagaacgcccaggggaGTTCGAgaaaattcccgaaggagatccggggaaggctcgcaacgtcagcccgtccccgacgaccgtcctgtgcctcgtccagatcgcccggcgcgggaccagcaggttggcagggccgaaaggcccccaccaaacttaaTCCGTCCagatggaactaggatcgcctccccagtaaggcatcctccatctccgatcagatatccatctcctcctcggcccgtcaaGGACATCCTAGCcgatgggagtagtaggagaaatccgccatcagctggaccttcccggcgcagcagggcaccaggggaaagctcaggtcgtcaccaccaaaggcggactccaagcctatccagcaggagccactggtccggcagtcgccagagtgatctctctgggggagacttGCATCAGCggttaagttcggcacaaagtcaccagaccacccagggaggtgacctgcgagatcgcctcaactctcatagaggagacAGAGTAAGAGGAGATGGCCAGGCTTGTTCAGGGGGGTTCTGTCTGGAGTACATAACgaagggaatgtcccaaataacctatctcaagataggaggggcaataacctaCTAA